A window of Methanolobus sediminis contains these coding sequences:
- a CDS encoding DUF166 domain-containing protein has translation MRLSIFYSGEFGKKVVGNLVNSDRFCASCGDLCDHCREPRMSFAPMIVGLFELRTDLPDFVEDTDEYIPSNLPIADLIIAIDLHPDLMMSVPDIALSSNAKAVIIPVDDSRLVPAGLTEQIRKKLESVGIEFECPKPFCSLELTGKTTIDEFVKMGFGRPLLKIEVDNTNGIFTHVEVVRDAPCGATWFVAKKLKWSDVKDYKETISGAHHSYPCTASMEKDAQIGDTILHEAGYIIRKSVEEAMEN, from the coding sequence ATGCGTCTGAGCATTTTTTATTCAGGTGAGTTTGGAAAAAAAGTTGTAGGTAACCTTGTCAATTCAGACCGTTTTTGCGCTTCATGTGGTGACCTCTGTGACCATTGCCGCGAACCAAGAATGAGTTTTGCACCTATGATCGTAGGTCTTTTTGAACTTCGGACCGATCTTCCTGATTTTGTTGAGGATACGGATGAGTATATTCCCTCTAATCTCCCAATAGCCGATTTGATTATCGCCATCGATCTTCATCCTGATCTTATGATGTCAGTACCTGATATTGCTCTTTCAAGCAATGCAAAGGCTGTGATTATTCCGGTTGATGACTCGCGTCTTGTTCCGGCAGGTCTTACTGAACAGATAAGAAAAAAGCTGGAATCGGTAGGTATTGAGTTTGAGTGTCCCAAACCTTTCTGTTCACTGGAGCTGACAGGAAAAACCACGATTGATGAATTCGTAAAAATGGGATTCGGCAGGCCTCTGCTTAAAATTGAAGTGGACAATACTAATGGCATTTTCACTCATGTTGAGGTTGTCAGGGATGCTCCCTGCGGTGCAACCTGGTTTGTTGCCAAGAAACTGAAGTGGTCAGATGTAAAGGATTACAAGGAAACCATTTCAGGTGCTCATCATTCATATCCATGTACTGCAAGTATGGAGAAAGATGCGCAGATCGGCGACACTATTCTA
- a CDS encoding DUF531 domain-containing protein — MLTLGIVNTYDKIKVLDAHYRAIARAAPICYAYGFSLALYDFPFKMDADELVEFVADKTTIGESGKYLKLLHEKKHLFVFDLPKKGFQPQFGSVVVTTSKPESKFAITPETFADEIMHNKSFLVLVGLGRKGLPKDLFNLARYHLDITSQGVSLETCTAIGCIPSYVMGIVRTKSSVK, encoded by the coding sequence TTGCTGACATTGGGTATAGTTAACACATATGATAAGATCAAAGTGCTGGATGCTCATTACAGGGCAATCGCAAGAGCTGCACCTATATGTTATGCATACGGTTTCTCTCTTGCTCTGTATGACTTCCCTTTTAAGATGGATGCAGATGAGCTTGTGGAATTTGTTGCGGATAAAACAACTATCGGTGAATCCGGGAAATACCTGAAGTTGCTTCATGAGAAAAAGCATCTTTTTGTTTTTGACCTTCCAAAGAAAGGTTTTCAGCCGCAGTTTGGTTCTGTGGTTGTGACAACTTCAAAGCCGGAATCAAAATTTGCCATTACTCCGGAAACCTTTGCAGATGAGATTATGCATAACAAGTCATTCCTTGTGCTTGTTGGACTTGGTCGCAAAGGGCTTCCGAAGGATCTTTTCAACCTTGCAAGGTATCATCTCGACATAACTTCCCAGGGAGTTTCACTTGAAACGTGTACGGCAATCGGCTGCATTCCATCTTATGTTATGGGTATTGTCCGCACGAAGAGTTCAGTAAAGTAA